One window of the Chloroflexota bacterium genome contains the following:
- a CDS encoding DUF933 domain-containing protein translates to MQVAIVGLPGSGKTTVFTALGGHPTESGHAVGRAAPNVGVVPVPDERVDALAAVFHPRKTVYADVTYVDLAIPTGATRAGTVDPDLLGRIRNSDALLVVARAFDSPSADRPPDPWAEVDDLDLEYVVADLDVVTRRLERLRTAGRHGTPAEREQNAREEALLDRLAPELEEGRPLRDLAWSEDDERLARGFRFLSQKPQLVVLNVAEERLAQAAELEAEAQNAHARPHRDVIVLAGRIEAEIAALPEADAQLFLDDLGITEPSRGRVIRRTYALLGLFSFLTSGPDECRAWTVPIGATALDAAAAIHSDLARGFIRAEVVDWQELVASGSTAEARKRGVLRSEGKAYRVRDGDVIEILFNVGR, encoded by the coding sequence ATGCAGGTCGCCATCGTCGGCCTGCCCGGATCGGGCAAGACGACGGTCTTCACCGCCCTCGGCGGGCACCCGACCGAGTCCGGCCACGCCGTGGGCCGTGCGGCACCCAACGTGGGCGTGGTACCGGTCCCCGATGAGCGCGTCGACGCCCTGGCGGCCGTGTTTCACCCGCGCAAGACGGTGTACGCGGACGTCACCTACGTCGACCTCGCGATCCCGACCGGCGCCACCCGGGCCGGAACCGTGGACCCCGACCTGCTGGGCCGGATCCGGAACTCGGATGCCCTGCTGGTGGTGGCCCGCGCCTTCGACAGCCCGAGTGCCGATCGGCCGCCCGACCCGTGGGCCGAGGTCGACGACCTCGATCTGGAGTACGTCGTGGCCGACCTCGACGTCGTGACCCGCCGCCTCGAACGGCTGCGCACCGCCGGCCGCCACGGGACCCCCGCCGAGCGCGAGCAGAATGCGCGCGAGGAGGCCCTGCTGGACCGCCTGGCACCGGAGCTCGAGGAGGGACGCCCCCTCCGCGACCTGGCCTGGAGCGAGGACGACGAGCGCCTGGCGCGCGGCTTTCGGTTCCTGTCGCAGAAACCGCAGCTCGTGGTCTTGAATGTCGCCGAGGAACGCCTGGCCCAGGCGGCCGAGCTGGAAGCGGAAGCCCAGAACGCGCACGCACGGCCTCATCGGGACGTCATCGTGCTGGCCGGACGGATCGAGGCCGAGATCGCGGCCCTTCCGGAGGCGGATGCCCAACTTTTCCTGGACGACCTGGGCATAACCGAACCGTCCCGCGGACGGGTCATTCGCCGAACGTACGCGCTCCTCGGCCTGTTCTCATTCCTGACTTCCGGGCCTGACGAGTGCCGGGCCTGGACCGTCCCCATCGGCGCGACGGCCCTGGACGCGGCCGCGGCCATCCATTCCGACCTGGCGCGCGGGTTCATCCGGGCCGAGGTCGTCGACTGGCAGGAACTGGTCGCGTCCGGCTCGACCGCGGAGGCGCGTAAACGGGGCGTGCTGCGTTCGGAGGGAAAGGCCTACCGGGTGCGGGACGGGGACGTGATCGAGATCCTGTTCAACGTGGGCCGATGA
- a CDS encoding PfkB family carbohydrate kinase encodes MTDDIPLAGRPIPIDLLIIGGITVDDLAGWGEAAGGAARYATEAALAVGLRVALHTVAGEEPVVREALDGLAAHADVIRHPAPSSIRFEHHGTDDARRLRLRGATGPIQVSEPDRLPVTAAVLFAPVAGEVAADAVQAVQAPFRAAGLQGWLRRTDPDGWVMTRPLAELEPGLAAALRGLDLLIASHHDLASFDGPSALVQLRAWAGPRPQLVVTAGTEGAWLDDGVGPASHVRAEVVEGPHTIGAGDAFAAVLVARRGAGRALRDAAEDAASATATYLATRTPPG; translated from the coding sequence GTGACCGATGATATCCCGCTCGCCGGCCGGCCGATCCCGATCGATCTGTTGATCATCGGCGGCATCACCGTGGACGACCTGGCGGGTTGGGGCGAAGCCGCCGGAGGAGCGGCTCGCTACGCGACTGAGGCTGCGCTGGCCGTCGGCCTGCGGGTCGCGCTCCACACCGTGGCGGGGGAGGAACCGGTGGTACGCGAGGCGCTTGACGGGCTGGCGGCGCATGCCGACGTCATCCGGCACCCGGCGCCGAGCTCCATCCGCTTCGAGCACCACGGGACCGACGACGCCCGTCGCCTCCGGCTGCGTGGGGCAACCGGTCCGATCCAAGTGTCCGAACCGGACCGCCTTCCGGTCACTGCGGCGGTGCTGTTCGCCCCGGTCGCCGGCGAGGTCGCGGCAGACGCGGTGCAGGCTGTGCAGGCCCCCTTCCGGGCGGCGGGCCTGCAGGGCTGGTTGCGCCGGACCGATCCGGACGGCTGGGTCATGACCCGCCCGCTGGCAGAGCTCGAGCCGGGGTTGGCCGCCGCGCTGCGCGGACTGGACCTGCTGATTGCCAGCCACCACGACCTGGCTTCGTTCGACGGTCCGTCAGCCCTGGTCCAGCTCCGGGCGTGGGCCGGCCCGCGACCGCAGCTGGTGGTGACCGCCGGGACCGAGGGCGCCTGGCTCGACGACGGTGTGGGTCCGGCGTCCCACGTCCGCGCCGAGGTGGTTGAGGGCCCCCACACGATCGGAGCCGGCGACGCGTTCGCGGCGGTCCTGGTCGCCCGCCGGGGGGCCGGCCGTGCCCTCCGCGATGCGGCCGAGGATGCGGCGTCCGCGACCGCCACCTACCTGGCGACCCGGACCCCGCCGGGCTAG
- a CDS encoding ribonuclease H-like domain-containing protein: protein MTTLEQRLAAVRAERGSGTGGAGRNDDVAARLAAWGGARLTTAQGGRVALVERRVRIPEAVTRQLSDCAPTRYFDTETTGLSTGAGTVIILAAVGHVEDGAVVVRQALLPDYPDEPALLRTVLGWMAGGERLVTYNGRGFDVPLLAARMTIHGLGRDLAGLPARHDDLLPVARRLWRRVLGSARLADVERGVLAVRRRGDCPSSEVPQRWFAYLSGGSPDLLAAVIDHNAQDVASLVLLDAEMGRLRAGGWRDGSLVDHRGLALELLRDGADEDALELLERVLTGALEPASTAGEEPHRLRRLAARILVAGGHSARAESLWREAARSGTVEAALAWIEVARIRERHAADLPGALEATRAASRVLDLALALGRGGSLDRIGRARLVVEGRRRRLTRWLAAAERRAQRQPLSA from the coding sequence GTGACGACCCTCGAGCAGCGCCTGGCGGCGGTTCGCGCGGAGCGCGGCAGTGGCACGGGCGGAGCCGGACGCAATGACGACGTTGCTGCGCGGCTGGCGGCCTGGGGCGGGGCGCGACTTACCACGGCGCAGGGCGGCCGGGTGGCGCTGGTCGAACGGCGTGTGCGGATCCCAGAGGCGGTGACCCGGCAGCTGTCCGACTGCGCGCCGACCCGCTATTTCGACACCGAGACCACGGGTCTGTCGACCGGTGCGGGGACGGTGATCATCCTCGCCGCGGTCGGCCACGTGGAGGACGGGGCCGTCGTCGTCCGCCAGGCTCTCCTTCCCGACTACCCCGATGAACCGGCCCTCCTGCGCACCGTGTTGGGCTGGATGGCCGGTGGCGAGCGGCTCGTGACCTACAACGGGCGGGGATTCGACGTTCCGCTGCTGGCGGCCCGGATGACGATCCACGGCCTGGGCCGGGACCTGGCCGGGCTGCCGGCCCGCCACGACGATCTGCTGCCGGTGGCCCGGCGCCTGTGGCGGCGGGTGCTGGGCAGCGCGCGCCTGGCGGATGTCGAGCGCGGCGTGCTGGCCGTGCGGCGGCGCGGGGACTGCCCGTCGAGCGAAGTGCCGCAGCGCTGGTTCGCCTACCTGTCGGGCGGCTCACCTGATCTGCTGGCCGCGGTGATCGATCACAACGCGCAGGACGTGGCCTCGCTGGTGCTGCTCGATGCCGAGATGGGACGCCTCCGCGCCGGGGGTTGGCGGGATGGCTCGCTGGTCGACCATCGGGGTCTGGCGCTCGAGCTCCTCCGCGACGGCGCGGATGAGGATGCGCTGGAGCTGCTGGAGCGCGTCCTTACCGGCGCCCTCGAACCAGCATCCACTGCCGGCGAAGAGCCACACCGCCTGCGGCGCCTGGCGGCCCGCATCCTGGTGGCCGGCGGGCACTCGGCGCGCGCCGAGTCCCTGTGGCGCGAGGCCGCCCGCAGCGGCACCGTGGAGGCAGCCCTGGCCTGGATCGAGGTCGCGCGCATCCGCGAACGGCACGCGGCGGACCTGCCCGGAGCGCTGGAGGCGACCCGGGCCGCCTCCCGGGTGCTCGACCTGGCGCTGGCCCTGGGACGTGGCGGCAGCCTGGACCGCATCGGGCGCGCCCGGTTGGTGGTCGAGGGCCGCCGCCGCCGCCTGACCCGTTGGCTGGCCGCCGCCGAGCGCCGCGCTCAGCGCCAACCGCTGTCCGCCTAG
- a CDS encoding DEAD/DEAH box helicase: MRDRTVERRELNMLANRPASAEDAIEALLGDPWLEALTAAHRIVEPRPPRHVPWPADLDPRLVSALRQRGVEALWTHQAQALEAVRAGRNACVVTPTASGKTLCYNLPVLDAIARDETARALYLFPTKALAADQLVELQALAAAAELDLKTSTYDGDTPPAVRSVVRAAGQVVISNPDMLHAAILPHHTKWFKLFENLQFVVIDELHTYRGLFGSHLANVIRRLRRICRHYGSDPVFICASATIANPGELAERLVGAPVTVIDDDGAPRGRRHVLIVNPPLVNAPLGIRASSLLTAQRIAERLIRDGVQTIVFGRSRTAVEVLTTYLREALPAPPGHQSPIRGYRGGYLPNERREIERGLREGRVRGVVATNALELGIDIGSLDAAISVGYPGTIASTWQQLGRAGRRGGTALSVLVASSAPIDQFLAAHPDWFFDRAPEHGLVNPDNLHLLLDHLRASTFELPVPADELFGIDETPALLAVLEEDGFVRRAGDDRYHWSHENFPASSVSLRSAAQENVVVLDTTTDPHRVIGEVDLFAAPLLLHEQAIYLHESVQYHVDRLDWDERKAYVRRVDIDYYTDADLGVTLKVLDVADQTDAGTGGTRARGEVMVAWHVTLFKKIKFHTHENVGWGPVNLPEQQMHTAATWLVLPQAACARFDRDTLDGALIGLARLTRNTAPLLLMCDARDLGVQAQAQSPFTGQPTLYLYDAVPGGVGLSDRLHELWDELLVVCRDLVRDCPCLEGCPGCVGPAAEVGPRGKAAATALLTELAAADRA; encoded by the coding sequence GGATCTCGATCCCCGCCTGGTAAGCGCCCTCCGCCAGCGCGGAGTCGAAGCGCTCTGGACGCACCAGGCCCAGGCCCTGGAGGCGGTCCGCGCCGGTCGCAACGCGTGCGTGGTCACGCCCACCGCCTCGGGCAAGACGCTGTGCTACAACCTGCCGGTCCTCGACGCTATCGCCCGCGACGAGACGGCGCGCGCCCTGTACCTGTTCCCCACCAAGGCCCTCGCCGCCGACCAGCTGGTCGAGCTCCAGGCCCTGGCTGCCGCCGCGGAGCTGGACCTGAAGACGAGCACCTACGACGGCGACACCCCGCCCGCCGTGCGGAGCGTGGTGCGGGCCGCGGGACAGGTGGTCATCAGCAACCCGGACATGCTCCACGCCGCCATCCTTCCGCACCACACCAAGTGGTTCAAGCTGTTCGAGAACCTCCAGTTCGTCGTCATCGACGAGCTGCACACGTACCGCGGCCTGTTCGGCTCCCACCTGGCCAACGTCATCCGCCGCCTGCGCCGCATCTGCCGCCACTACGGTTCGGACCCGGTCTTCATCTGCGCTTCGGCCACCATCGCCAACCCGGGTGAGCTGGCCGAGCGCCTGGTCGGGGCCCCGGTCACGGTCATCGATGATGACGGGGCGCCCCGCGGACGGCGCCACGTCCTGATCGTCAATCCGCCGCTTGTCAACGCCCCGCTCGGCATCCGGGCCAGCAGCCTGCTGACCGCCCAGCGGATCGCGGAGCGGTTGATCCGGGATGGGGTCCAGACCATCGTGTTCGGGCGCAGCCGGACCGCGGTCGAGGTCCTGACCACGTACCTGCGGGAAGCCCTCCCCGCCCCGCCCGGTCACCAGTCCCCCATCCGCGGCTACCGGGGCGGCTATCTCCCAAACGAGCGACGCGAGATCGAGCGCGGCCTGCGCGAGGGGCGTGTGCGCGGGGTGGTGGCCACCAACGCTCTCGAGCTGGGCATCGACATCGGCTCCCTGGACGCCGCCATCAGCGTCGGCTACCCGGGGACCATCGCCTCCACCTGGCAGCAGCTGGGGCGGGCCGGCCGGCGGGGAGGCACGGCCCTATCGGTGCTGGTCGCCTCATCGGCGCCCATCGACCAGTTCCTGGCCGCGCATCCGGACTGGTTCTTCGACCGCGCGCCCGAGCACGGCCTGGTCAACCCCGACAACCTCCATCTGCTGCTCGACCACCTGCGGGCCAGCACCTTCGAACTGCCGGTCCCCGCCGACGAGCTGTTCGGGATCGACGAGACCCCCGCCCTGCTGGCGGTGCTGGAGGAAGACGGCTTCGTGCGCCGGGCCGGGGATGATCGGTACCACTGGAGCCATGAGAATTTCCCGGCCAGCTCGGTCAGCCTGCGCAGCGCGGCCCAGGAGAACGTCGTGGTCCTGGACACCACCACTGACCCGCATCGGGTCATCGGCGAGGTGGACCTGTTCGCGGCCCCGCTCCTGCTCCATGAGCAGGCCATCTACCTCCACGAGAGCGTCCAGTACCACGTCGACCGCCTGGACTGGGATGAGCGCAAGGCCTACGTGCGGCGGGTCGACATCGACTACTACACCGATGCCGACCTGGGGGTCACCCTCAAGGTCCTCGACGTCGCCGACCAGACCGATGCGGGCACGGGCGGCACCCGCGCCCGGGGGGAGGTGATGGTCGCCTGGCACGTCACCCTGTTCAAGAAGATCAAGTTCCACACTCACGAGAACGTGGGCTGGGGACCGGTCAACCTGCCCGAGCAGCAGATGCACACCGCCGCCACCTGGCTGGTACTGCCCCAAGCGGCCTGTGCCCGGTTCGATCGCGACACGCTCGACGGCGCCCTGATCGGGCTGGCTCGCCTGACCCGCAACACCGCTCCCCTGCTCCTCATGTGCGACGCCCGCGACCTGGGCGTCCAGGCCCAGGCCCAGTCCCCATTCACCGGGCAGCCGACCCTGTACCTATACGACGCGGTCCCCGGCGGCGTGGGTCTCAGTGACCGGCTCCACGAGCTGTGGGACGAGCTGTTGGTCGTGTGCCGTGACCTGGTTCGGGACTGCCCGTGCCTGGAGGGCTGTCCCGGCTGCGTGGGCCCCGCTGCGGAGGTCGGGCCTCGCGGCAAGGCCGCCGCCACCGCGCTGCTCACCGAGCTGGCCGCCGCGGACCGCGCGTGA